A single window of Liolophura sinensis isolate JHLJ2023 chromosome 6, CUHK_Ljap_v2, whole genome shotgun sequence DNA harbors:
- the LOC135467345 gene encoding F-box/LRR-repeat protein 2-like: MVKLLRDICLGCIQNNLHRIPQVQRYLPTVYKELLIERLIKHRQLSEHYLCHITYNLFVSSLRHVLLYRCEQNTDLVLKQLAACNCQLHTLQIIRCDNVTDEGILAVTEGQKELKTLELKHLSHITSKGLVNICSLCLEKLSLKGLYISLWGSYNGFFFVGIVKVVSANPLVRVLELKGIPRLDDTIFPSIAQHLGQSLEELDVGLLTMSDVSLEELGRRCPNLKKLNAHGCNRISGQGLISLSQGCTQLKSLDLSYCNKLSARPDSEALWTLPTTLTELSLCGILLEDSDLFVECVTRLKHLMSIRLSGVSALSDDTLTKILEKVGGQLRELDISGSVRQHISDEGLQAVSQCCGKLEVLSLSLLENITGESLLPLFQDTSRTPQLRKLLLSCRKMNVDVLRQVALNCCNLALLDLSGLLCVEDDLLFLLAENSTSLTHVGLKGCRELSDAGICELARCCSLESIILSGVRNVTDKSIFALANSCYNLEEIHLNGCYKVTPAAVRYLEDCCIGYVFVRHIVPNADPSQVMAKNLDTGEFCRVDLQT, translated from the exons ATGGTGAAACTCCTGCGAGACATCTGTTTGGGATGCATTCAGAACAATCTCCACAGAATCCCTCAAGTACAGCGATATCTACCTACAGTATACAAAGAATTACTAATAGAACGGTTGATAAAGCACAGACAGTTGTCAGAGCACTATTTGTGTCACATTACATACAATTTGTTTGTGTCTAGTTTGCGCCATGTGTTGCTGTATAGgtgtgaacagaatacagaccTGGTCCTGAAGCAGCTAGCAGCCTGTAATTGCCAGCTTCACACACTCCAGATAATAAGGTGTGATAATGTTACAG ACGAGGGCATCCTTGCGGTTACAGAGGGACAAAAGGAACTGAAAACGCTTGAGCTGAAACATCTGTCCCATATCACTTCTAAAGGACTTGTAAATATTTGCTCCCTATGTCTGGAGAAGCTCAGTCTGAAAGGGCTGTACATCAGTCTCTGGGGAAG TtataatggatttttttttgtaggtaTTGTTAAAGTCGTCAGTGCTAACCCTTTGGTCAGAGTGCTTGAGCTTAAAGGCATTCCGCGGCTAGATGACACAATCTTCCCATCCATAGCTCAGCATCTTGGACAAAGTTTA GAAGAACTGGATGTAGGCCTTCTGACAATGAGCGATGTGAGTTTGGAAGAGCTGGGGAGGCGCTGTCCCAACTTAAAAAA GTTAAATGCCCATGGTTGCAACAGAATATCTGGTCAAGGACTTATAAGC CTGTCTCAAGGCTGTACTCAGCTGAAGAGTCTGGACCTGTCCTACTGTAATAAGCTTAGTGCCCGGCCTGACTCTGAGGCCCTCTGGACACTGCCCACTACTCTGACAGAGCTGTCCCTCTGTGGCATACTGCTGGAAGATTCTGACCTGTTTGTGGAGTGTGTCACCAGGCTGAAGCACCTCATGTCCATCCGCTTGTCCGGCGTGTCTGCGCTCAGCGATGACACACTGACCAAG ATTCTGGAGAAGGTGGGTGGCCAGCTGCGTGAGCTGGACATCAGTGGCAGTGTCCGTCAGCACATTAGTGACGAGGGTCTGCAGGCTGTGAGTCAGTGCTGTGGTAAACTGGAGGTGCTCTCACTGAGTCTCCTGGAGAATATCACTGGGGAGAGTCTACTGCCTTTGTTTCAGGACACCTCCAGGACACCACAGCTCCGCAAACTGCTTCTCAGCTGTAGAAAG ATGAATGTTGATGTCCTGAGGCAAGTGGCCCTGAACTGCTGTAATCTCGCCCTCCTGGATCTGTCAGGGCTGCTGTGTGTGGAAGATGATCTCTTGTTTCTGTTAGCTGAAAATTCAACAAGTCTTACCCATGTTGGCCTGAAGGGATGTCGCGAG CTGAGTGACGCTGGCATATGTGAACTTGCACGCTGCTGTTCCTTGGAGAGCATAATCCTATCTGGTGTGAGGAATGTCACAGACAAGAGCATCTTTGCCCTGGCTAACAGTTGCTACAACTTGGAGGAGATTCACCTGAATGGCTGTTACAAAGTCACACCAGCCGCAGTACGGTATCTAGAG gaCTGCTGcattggatacgtctttgtacgccACATTGTGCCCAATGCTGACCCGTCCCAAGTGATGGCCAAGAATTTAGACACAGGCGAATTCTGCCGAGTAGATCTCCAGACATAG